The following DNA comes from Acetomicrobium sp. S15 = DSM 107314.
ATCTTAGCGAGGTGTACATCCACGCCTATCATGTCGATCAATTCGAGCGGACCCATAGGCAGGTTGGCGCCCAGCTTCATCGCTGTATCTATGTCTTGGGGCTCGGCCACACCTTCGGAATACGCTACCACCGCCTCGTTCTATGGGCTCATTTTTCCAGGTGATCCTGAAGAGGTTTGCCGGGTCTGTGTCCCAGAGCCGGACGCATTTCAGCCGCTCCTTTATCTCCTGCGGGACCTTGCTCGGATCCTTCATCTGCTCGAAGGTCG
Coding sequences within:
- a CDS encoding 3-hydroxyacyl-CoA dehydrogenase family protein; the encoded protein is MKLGANLPMGPLELIDMIGVDVHLAK